From Vitis vinifera cultivar Pinot Noir 40024 chromosome 14, ASM3070453v1, a single genomic window includes:
- the LOC104881571 gene encoding uncharacterized protein LOC104881571 isoform X2, with translation MQTYMAEAFGQKRNHSIQNLGSSQLGGNGLLNYPIRNQVDSQIDWRKDPTIIPLRKLLTYRIYLLFRPIRSIEWKQCASNLATSLENELFLGAASKEEYVNQEKQNQLLQILIQCKLNGVNPSHQQTHHLTSTTLPSCVVMPTYGISQDCCDSDAPDPPLDHVMAASTDYGIVIPDNKSQSSFFKGSLLNDYNKRVAASVNPPNAKNMVSSFGIRPIACKMDPKLEQFPVVSAHSNGDGCSDGGAFDNGPCFSGCTSQYISQSSIRSHLKRKHLDRSTHCNEGESNQLKFRGLMGGDQNFYPMGFPSTLDQTSESLDSNLQILKQVPGRISKASVSFPGMIFNGASSTLEDSQKLQELKIEPHQFHQQLHHSYRKFDKPSEAQPRGYMAKRAKSCCQKLGQNALEQPQPSLVQSHGTQFGISETNAPPFSSNGASRHENLSNTLQLSSEHQILGSYMDYQSLTVPSGKSKVSFVNYAHSTACKGHTCDSLSYSTPSSHFDNGQFSDCSISGPVRRSDATDKHQLGLRKFKKGVLSFDDRNTGGTNSKNFYAIPPPSKRLKVVNPSSHFSSKGQVCHVLAPSMDQHCPPKGLLNPPQCAESPASVNSEVVTVNTELVTSPTKVHTGISEIRNDVAANPLRVTSKPAQTSSPDLLVSSNEEMEPTGISEIRSDVTDDFQGLSVANVPVHSEEPTIGHEEQELQIEIKSDQVKPNIQSDFGTPATDHEEGIKFDPSKPKIGSDFSPDLMVSPNEVMEPTCISETRSDAMDNDQGLSFDDMSVLFEELSTGNEEQTLQIEIMSDLVKTPATDHEKGIKFDPSKPKIGSDCSPDLMVSPNEVMEPTGISENRSNVMDNNQGLSFVDVSVLFEELSTGNEEQMMQIEIMSGLVKTPSIDHDKEVKFDPAKPEKEGVCSPDLMVSPNKVIEPTSIGEDRSEVVGNFQGLCFSSVPVHSEEPTIGDEELEMQVEIKSDQVKPNIHSDFRTRETDHEKGVKFDSANPEIESDCTFPMAEDETKTENDCIAPTADDGIPIKSENTKRESVSLADFFTAEQIKEHIWSLRGSIQQNLSKKVAGQKITNSTSENSCQLCMADNLLFAPEPMYCSLCGTRIKHGVLYYSTQAENGATHCCCTSCYKMSRGGNITFCGFTISKAKLDKKKNDKETEESWVQCDKCEGWQHQICALFNDKRDMIENAKYICPICYLKEIEANQCMSLPKDAFSGAKDLPSTMLSNHIEQRLFSRLEQERKERASAAGKNFGEVPGVEDLVVREVSSVDKQLKVNKEFLDFFHDDNYPAEFPYKSKMILLFQKIEGVDVCLFGMHVQEFGSECRQPNQRSVYISYLDSVKYFRPDIATVGGEALRTFVYNEILIGYLDYCKKRGFTTCYLWSCPPLKGEDYILYCHPRTQKTPKTDKLRQWYRSMLAKAAKENIAVELTNLYDHFFIPTGKCNTKVTAARLPYFDGDYWTTAAEDLIRNIVRESGGNLQKATKLVTKRTLKAMGHINPSDDAAKDILLMQRLGQAIFPKKEDFIMAHLQSFCSFCQEAILSGRRWVCNQCKNFQLCERCHDMEQNPDEQNMHSVNSMEKHVLSQVVNNVPVDTEDKDATLNNGFFENRQSILSFLQTNHYQFDTLRRAKHSSMMMLHYLHNYSGC, from the exons ATGCAAACATACATGGCGGAAGCATTTGGGCAAAAACGAAATCATTCTATTCAGAATCTGGGTTCTTCCCAGCTGGGAGGAAATGGTTTACTTAATTATCCCATAAGAAACCAAGTAGACTCTCAGATTGACTGGCGAAAGGATCCCACAATCATTCCACTTCGTAAATTGTTGACATACAGAAT TTATCTTCTCTTTAGACCGATAAGGAGCATCGAATGGAAACAGTGTGCATCTAATCTTGCAACTAGCTTGGAAAACGAACTATTTTTGGGGGCTGCTTCTAAG GAGGAGTATGTGAACCAGGAGAAACAGAATCAACTGTTGCAGATCTTAATCCAATGTAAACTAAATGGTGTTAACCCCAGTCACCAACAAACTCATCATCTCACATCAACAACCTTGCCCTCTTGTGTGGTGATGCCAACCTATGGCATATCTCAGGATTGTTGTGATTCAGATGCACCTGATCCTCCTCTGGATCATGTCATGGCTGCCAGCACTGATTATGGCATAGTAATACCGGACAATAAAAGTCAATCTAGCTTCTTCAAAG GATCCCTGTTGAATGACTATAACAAAAGAGTTGCTGCTTCAGTCAATCCCCCTAATGCGAAGAACATGGTTTCATCATTTGGCATAAGACCGATTGCATGCAAGATGGATCCTAAACTTGAACAGTTTCCAGTTGTTTCTGCGCATTCTAATGGAGATGGATGTTCTGATGGTGGAGCTTTTGACAATGGACCTTGCTTTTCTGGGTGCACTTCACAGTATATTTCTCAGTCATCAATCAGAAGCCATTTGAAGAGGAAACATCTGGATCGGAGTACTCACTGTAATGAAG GTGAATCCAATCAGCTGAAATTTAGAGGTCTCATGGGGGGTGATCAGAATTTTTATCCCATGGGTTTTCCTTCCACATTGGATCAAACTTCAGAGTCCTTGGATTCAAATTTACAGATCCTAAAACAGGTTCCAGGGAGGATTTCTAAAGCGTCTGTTAGTTTTCCTGGCATGATCTTCAATGGAGCCAGTTCAACTCTTGAGGATTCGCAAAAGTTACAAGAGCTGAAGATAGAGCCTCATCAATTTCATCAGCAGTTGCATCACTCTTATAGGAAGTTTGATAAACCTTCTGAGGCCCAACCCAGGGGTTACATGGCCAAAAGGGCCAAATCTTGCTGTCAAAAATTGGGTCAAAATGCACTCGAGCAGCCTCAGCCTTCTTTGGTGCAATCACATGGGACTCAATTTGGCATTTCTGAAACTAACGCACCTCCCTTTAGTTCAAATGGAGCTTCTAGGCatgaaaatttaagtaataCATTGCAGTTATCTTCTGAGCATCAGATTCTAGGTTCTTATATGGACTATCAGAGTTTGACTGTGCCTTCAGGGAAAAGCAAAGTTTCCTTTGTGAATTATGCGCATTCAACAGCATGTAAAGGTCACACATGTGATTCTCTCAGCTACTCCACACCATCATCGCATTTTGATAACGGTCAATTTTCAGATTGCTCTATCTCTGGGCCTGTCCGAAGGTCAGATGCTACTGATAAACATCAGTTGGGATTAAGGAAATTCAAGAAAGGTGTCTTATCCTTCGATGATAGAAATACTGGGGGGACCAACTCCAAAAATTTTTATGCCATACCACCTCCTTCAAAACGTCTGAAGGTGGTGAATCCCTCTTCCCACTTTTCATCTAAAGGTCAAGTTTGTCATGTATTAGCTCCTTCAATGGATCAACACTGTCCTCCTAAAGGCCTTCTAAACCCTCCACAATGTGCTGAATCTCCTGCATCAGTTAACTCAGAAGTTGTGACGGTGAACACAGAACTGGTTACCAGCCCCACAAAGGTCCACACAGGGATTAGTGAGATCAGGAATGATGTCGCAGCTAATCCTCTAAGAGTGACTTCCAAGCCTGCACAAACTAGTTCTCCAGATCTCTTGGTTAGTTCAAATGAGGAGATGGAACCTACAGGCATCAGTGAGATTAGAAGCGATGTTACAGATGATTTTCAGGGACTAAGTGTTGCCAATGTGCCTGTTCACTCTGAAGAGCCCACAATTGGTCATGAGGAGCAGGAGTTGCAGATTGAGATTAAGTCAGACCAAGTGAAGCCAAATATCCAGAGTGATTTTGGGACCCCAGCAACTGACCATGAGGAAGGAATAAAGTTTGATCCTTCCAAGCCCAAAATAGGGAGTGATTTTTCTCCAGATCTCATGGTTAGTCCAAATGAGGTGATGGAACCTACATGCATCAGTGAGACTAGAAGCGATGCCATGGATAATGATCAGGGATTAAGTTTTGACGATATGTCTGTTCTCTTTGAAGAACTCAGTACTGGTAATGAGGAGCAGACACTGCAGATTGAGATAATGTCAGACCTAGTGAAGACCCCAGCAACTGACCATGAGAAAGGAATAAAGTTTGATCCTTCCAAGCCCAAAATAGGGAGTGATTGTTCTCCAGATCTCATGGTTAGTCCAAATGAGGTGATGGAACCTACAGGCATCAGTGAGAATAGAAGCAATGTCATGGATAACAATCAGGGACTAAGTTTTGTTGATGTCTCTGTTCTCTTTGAAGAACTCAGTACTGGTAATGAGGAGCAGATGATGCAGATTGAGATAATGTCAGGCCTAGTGAAGACCCCATCAATTGATCATGATAAAGAAGTAAAGTTTGACCCTGCCAAGCCCGAGAAAGAGGGTGTTTGTTCCCCAGATCTCATGGTTAGTCCAAACAAGGTGATAGAACCTACCAGCATCGGTGAGGATAGAAGTGAGGTTGTGGGCAATTTTCAGGGACTATGTTTTTCTAGTGTGCCTGTTCACTCTGAAGAGCCCACTATTGGTGATGAGGAGCTGGAGATGCAGGTTGAGATCAAGTCAGACCAAGTGAAGCCAAATATCCATAGTGATTTTAGAACCCGAGAAACTGATCATGAGAAAGGAGTGAAGTTTGACTCTGCCAATCCAGAAATAGAGAGTGATTGTACTTTCCCAATGGCTGAAGATGAGACAAAAACAGAGAACGATTGTATTGCCCCGACAGCTGATGATGGGATCCCAATCAAGTCAGAAAACACAAAGAGAGAGAGTGTCTCTTTAGCTGATTTTTTCACTGCAGAGCAAATAAAGGAACATATATGGAGTCTCAGGGGATCCATTCAGCAG AATCTTTCGAAGAAAGTAGCAGGACAGAAAATAACAAATTCCACCAGTGAAAATTCATGCCAGCTGTGCATGGCGGATAACCTTTTGTTTGCTCCGGAACCAATGTATTGTTCCTTGTGTGGAACCCGTATCAAACATGGTGTGCTTTATTACTCTACCCAAGCTGAAAATGGAGCAACGCATTGTTGTTGTACTTCATGCTATAAGATGTCTCGTGGTGGGAATATCACATTCTGTGGGTTTACAATCTCCAAGGCAAAGCTGGACAAGAAAAAGAATGACAAAGAAACTGAAGAATCG TGGGTTCAATGTGATAAATGTGAAGGCTGGCAACACCAGATATGTGCTCTCTTTAATGATAAAAGGGATATGATAGAAAATGCCAAGTACATTTGTCCCATATGCTACTTAAAAGAAATAGAAGCCAACCAGTGTATGTCCTTACCAAAGGATGCTTTTTCTGGTGCAAAAGATCTGCCAAGTACAATGCTTAGCAACCACATAGAGCAAAGGCTTTTTAGTCGTCTTGAgcaagagagaaaagagagagccAGTGCTGCAGGAAAGAACTTTGGCGAG GTTCCTGGAGTGGAAGATCTTGTTGTGAGAGAGGTGTCGTCCGTCGACAAACAATTAAAAGTGAATAAGGAGTTCTTGGATTTCTTTCATGATGATAATTACCCAGCCGAATTCCCCTACAAATCAAAG ATGATTCTTCTCTTCCAGAAGATTGAAGGGGTAGATGTATGCCTTTTCGGAATGCATGTCCAGGAGTTTGGCTCAGAATGTCGACAACCAAATCAACGCAGTGTTTATATCTCATATCTCGATTCTGTCAAGTACTTCAGGCCTGACATTGCTACTGTTGGTGGAGAAGCCCTTCGTACCTTTGTCTATAATGAAATATTG ATAGGGTACcttgattattgtaagaaacgaGGTTTCACAACATGCTATTTATGGTCTTGCCCCCCTTTGAAAGGAGaagattatattttatattgcCATCCCAGAACTcagaaaacaccaaaaactgatAAGCTGCGGCAATG GTATAGGTCAATGCTAGCAAAAGCAGCCAAAGAAAATATTGCGGTGGAGCTCACTAATTTATATGATCACTTCTTTATTCCAACTGGAAAATGCAACACCAAGGTGACAGCAGCTCGTTTGCCTTATTTTGATGGTGACTATTGGACAACTGCTGCTGAGGATTTGATCAGGAATATTGTACGTGAAAGTGGAGGAAATTTACAAAAGGCAACAAAACTAGTGACAAAGAGAACTTTAAAAGCAATGGGTCATATTAATCCCTCAGATGATGCTGCAAAAGATATTCTACTGATGCAAAGA ttGGGTCAAGCTATCTTTCCCAAGAAGGAAGACTTTATTATGGCCCACTTGCAGTCTTTTTGCTCATTCTGCCAAGAAGCAATACTATCTGGAAGGCGATGGGTTTGTAATCAGTGCAAAAATTTTCAGCTATGTGAAAG ATGCCATGATATGGAGCAAAACCCAGATGAACAGAACATGCACTCTGTCAATAGCATGGAAAAACATGTACTCTCGCAG GTTGTGAACAATGTACCTGTTGATACAGAGGATAAGGATGCTACTTTAAATAATGGTTTCTTTGAGAATAGGCAATCTATCTTGAGCTTTTTACAGACAAACCATTATCAGTTTGATACACTGCGCCGGGCCAAGCATTCCTCAATGATGATGCTTCATTATCTCCACAATTACTCAG GATGTTGA